CGCGAGCTCGAACGCGAAGGCCTCGTCGAGGCCCGCCGAGGCCTCGGCACCTTCGTCCGAGCCACGCTCGGCACCGGCCCCGCCGACTCGCCCCTCCGCGGCGAACTCACCGCCTGGGCCCGCCGCGCCCGCGCCGCCGGCATGGACCGCGAGGACGTGTCCGCGCTCTTCACATCCGTACTGAAGGAACACTTCGAGGGGGACGACGCATGACGAGAGACGGCATCGCGCTGGAGGCCGATCTCCTGGGCAAGACATACGGAGGGAGAGGCCGCGGCTGGGCCCTGCGGGAGTGCGACTTCGCCCTCCCCGCCGGCAGGATCTGCGCCCTCGTCGGCCCCAACGGCGCCGGCAAGTCCACCCTCCTCGCCCTCGCCGCCGGGCTCCTCCGCCCCACCGAGGGCACGATCCAGGCCCCGGCCCGCGAACACCTCGCGTACGTCGCCCAGGACAAGCCGCTCCACCCCCGGCTCTCCGTCGCCGACACCCTGCGCATGGGCCGCGAGCTCAACCCGGGCCGCTGGGACGAGACCGCCGCGCAGCGCGTGATCGCCGACGAACTCGACCCGCGCGCCCTCGTACGCGACCTCTCCGGCGGCCAGCGCACCCGCGTCGCCCTCGCGCTCGCCCTCGGCAAGCGCGCCGAACTGCTACTCCTCGACGAGCCGATGGCCGACCTCGACCCGCTCGCCCGCCACCAGCTGATGGGCCTGCTCATGGCCGACGCCGCCGAACACGGCACGACCGTCGTCATGTCCTCGCACATCCTCACCGAGCTGGAGGGCGCCTGCGACCACCTCCTCCTGCTCCACGGCGGCCGGATCCGCCTCGACGGATCCGTGGACGAACTCCTCGCCGCCCACACCCTGCTCACGGGCCCGGTCGCCGACCTCGCCCCGCACACGGTCGTCGAGTCCCGCACGACGGGCCGTCAACTCACGGCCCTGATCCGCCACGAGGGCCCGGTCGAAGGCCCCTGGGAAACCCAGGAACCCTCCCTGGAGGACCTCCTCCTCGCCCACCTCCGCGTCACCCCCGAAGGAGCCAAGGCATGAGCACCCTCGCCCTGAAGGGCCCCTACTGGGTGACGGTCCGCCAGTACCGACGGACGCTGTGGCTGGCGGGGGCGGGAGTCCTGCTGAGTCTCGTGGGCATGTCCTGGCTTCGTTATTGGGACGGCCGGACCGTCGGTACCGATCGGGACACCGGCCACTCCCTCCTCCGCATCGCCGTGGAGTGGGCCGAGGGCGGCATGATCCTCGTACCCTTCCTCGTCGGAGCATTCGTCGCCGGCCCGATGGTGGCGCGCGAGCTGGAATCGGGCACGTACAAGCTCGCCCTCACCCAGTCCGTCTCCCCCGCACGCTGGCTCGGCGCGAAGCTCGCGGTCGCCGGTGCCGTGACCGTCGTCGGCACGATCACACTGATCGGCGCCTATCGGCTCGGCTGGGCGAACCTCGGCGACACCTTGTCCTTCCTCTGGTACGAACCGGGGACGTACGTGTCCACCGGACCCGTCTTCGTCGCGCAGGCGCTGTTCGCCCTCGCCCTCGGCTCCCTGATCGGCCAACTGGTCCGCCGCACCGTGACGGCCATGGCCCTCACCGGCCTCGTCACCGGCCTCGTCCTCCTCGTCGTCGGCCAGCTCCGCTGGTCGCTGATGCCGGTGAAGACGCTGACCGGGCCGCTCACGGAAGGCGTCTCCGCTGCCCTGCCCTTCACCTCCCACGAGACCGACTCAGGTCTCGTCACGACCAGCGGGGAACGGCTCCCCCTGCACGCCTGCTTCGAACGGACCGAGCAGTGGGGCGTCTGCCCGGCCGACATGAACGTCGCCGGCCAGTACTGGGACTATCACCCGGTCTCCCACTACTGGCCCATCCAGCTCATCGAGACCGGCATCCTCCTCGCGCTCGCCGCCCTCGCGCTGTACGCCGCCTTCCGCGTCCTGCGCGCCCGACACGCGTAGACCCCGCACGCCGCAGACCGGGGGCGGGGCCCGCACACGGCCCCGCACACGGCCCCGCCCCCGATCAGCCCCCGATTCCCGAACGACATGTCGTCGTTACCGGCCATTCAGACGCGCTTGCGACGCTCACGCAATGAAGCGCTCCGTGACCACGCCCGGCAGGGCGGTCCTCCCCAAAGGGAGACTTCCCTCCCCCACGGCCCGCTCCGACGCGCCCGATGACCTCTTCGCGCGGAAGAATGGGGCCATGAGCAAGCAGCCCGCCGAGGTCCCGGTCCAGTCCTCCGCCACGCCGTCCGCCCAGACCTCCTCGCAGACGTCCGCAAACGCGTCCGCGAAGACGTCCGCCTCGTCGTCCCTCGGGTCCATAGCCGCACACCGCCCGCTCGGCGGCGCGAACGCGGTCGACGCGACCGAAGCGGCCGACGTGGCCACCGTCGCCGGCATGGACGCCGATCCCGACTCGTACGTCGCCGACGCCACCCTCGGTGACGAGCTGCCGCAGGGACGCTTCCTCGACCGGGAACGCAGCTGGCTCGCGTTCAACGAACGCGTCCTCGAACTCGCCGAGGACCCGACCACCCCCCTCCTCGAACGGGCGAACTTCCTCGCGATCTTCGCCTCGAACCTCGACGAGTTCTTCATGGTCCGGGTCGCCGGCCTCAAGCGCCGCATCGCCACCGGCGTCGCCACCCGCTCCGCCTCCGGCCTCCAGCCCCGCGAGGTCCTCGAACTCATCTGGACCCGCTCCCGCGAGCTCATGGCCCGGCACGCCGCCTGCTACCAGCAGGACGTGGCACCCGCCCTCGCCGACGAGGGCATCCACCTGATCCGCTGGCCCGAACTCACGGAGAAGGAGCAGGCGCGGCTCTTCACCCTGTTCCGGCAGCAGATCTTCCCGGTCCTCACCCCGCTGGCCGTGGACCCCGCGCACCCCTTCCCGTACATCTCCGGCCTGAGCCTCAACCTCGCCGTGGTCGTACGCAATCCGGTCAGCGGCCACCGCCACTTCGCGCGCGTGAAGGTCCCTCCGCTGCTCTCCCGCTTCCTCGAAGCCTCCCCGCAGCGCTACGTCCCCCTTGAGGACGTCATCGCGGCGCACCTGGAGGAGCTGTTCCCCGGCATGGAGGTGCTCGCGCACCACATGTTCCGGGTCACGAGGAACGAGGACCTGGAGGTCGAGGAGGACGACGCCGAGAACCTGCTCCAGGCCCTGGAGAAGGAGCTCATGCGGCGCCGCTTCGGCCCGCCGGTCCGCCTGGAGGTCGAGGAGTCCATCGACCCGTACGTCCTCGACCTCCTCGTGCGCGAGCTGAAGGTCTCCGACGCCGAGGTGTACCCGCTGCCCGGCCCCCTCGACCTGACCGGTCTGT
The sequence above is a segment of the Streptomyces sp. NBC_01255 genome. Coding sequences within it:
- a CDS encoding ABC transporter permease; translation: MSTLALKGPYWVTVRQYRRTLWLAGAGVLLSLVGMSWLRYWDGRTVGTDRDTGHSLLRIAVEWAEGGMILVPFLVGAFVAGPMVARELESGTYKLALTQSVSPARWLGAKLAVAGAVTVVGTITLIGAYRLGWANLGDTLSFLWYEPGTYVSTGPVFVAQALFALALGSLIGQLVRRTVTAMALTGLVTGLVLLVVGQLRWSLMPVKTLTGPLTEGVSAALPFTSHETDSGLVTTSGERLPLHACFERTEQWGVCPADMNVAGQYWDYHPVSHYWPIQLIETGILLALAALALYAAFRVLRARHA
- a CDS encoding GntR family transcriptional regulator, whose protein sequence is MVEYRIDRRSGVATYLQIVQQTKQALRMGLLEPGDRLPTAREVVEATAINPNTVLKAYRELEREGLVEARRGLGTFVRATLGTGPADSPLRGELTAWARRARAAGMDREDVSALFTSVLKEHFEGDDA
- a CDS encoding ABC transporter ATP-binding protein gives rise to the protein MTRDGIALEADLLGKTYGGRGRGWALRECDFALPAGRICALVGPNGAGKSTLLALAAGLLRPTEGTIQAPAREHLAYVAQDKPLHPRLSVADTLRMGRELNPGRWDETAAQRVIADELDPRALVRDLSGGQRTRVALALALGKRAELLLLDEPMADLDPLARHQLMGLLMADAAEHGTTVVMSSHILTELEGACDHLLLLHGGRIRLDGSVDELLAAHTLLTGPVADLAPHTVVESRTTGRQLTALIRHEGPVEGPWETQEPSLEDLLLAHLRVTPEGAKA